CGAGAGGATGTAAGTCAGGGCATAAAAGAGCGCTGATGAGATTGCCAGTGATACTTCGAGCACACACACTCCTACGCCAGACGAAAGAAAAGGCGCCCCAGCGATTCGGCGGGACGCCTTTCCATGATACGTGAACTATTAGTCCTGCTCTATAAGTTCCTGGCAATACGGTGCTCGAGTCATGTAGACCGGGTCGCCGTCTGTGACGAGGATGTGGTCCTCGATGCGGACCCCAGCGCCGCCGGGAATACCTGGCACAAAGATCAGCGGCTCAATGGCGAAAGTCATTCCGGGCTTGAACTCGACACTCTCGGCCCCAGGCATCACCTCGCCCACATAGGGAGGCTCGTTCGGCGAGATACCACAACCGTGTCCAATAAAGAGCTTGATAAAGTTCTCTTCAAGCCCTGCAGAACGAGCTACTTCCAAGAACTCGGCTGCCGAGTCGTCGTTAGTATAACCTGGGCGCATCTTGTCGATTCCTGCCTTGAGGGCCTTGTAGACAGTCGTATAAACCTTTATCTGCATTGGATGAGGTGGGCCGCCTGCAGTCTTCGCCCGCCCGCAATCGCCAAAATAACCGTTCCAGCAAGCACCAATGTCGATGAATACGATATCGCCGTTACGAATAATTTTGTCCGTGGGAAATCGTGTCGGGGGGGCCATGTGCTCGCCCGACGCAACGAATGGAGAGGCCAAGTGACCAAACTCGCCGCCATGGGTGAACAGGGTCTTCATGGCCTCGGCTGCAACATCAAACTCTCTGACGCCGGGCACTGCCGTATTGAGAGCAGTTATCGTCACCGCATCTGCGATGGCACATGCTTGATGGAGGCAAGCAACCTCGTCCGGCGTTTTCTGGACCCGGCTCATGTACATGAACATCTCGCCATCCACGAAAGTGGCATCTGGAAGATATTTATCAAGGGCAGCACGTTGCATAAAGGTATGTCCATCGAGACCAATATTACCGTCCGCAACACCCCAGTCCTTCATCCTTTTAGCGATGTCATCGCGAACTGTACTCTCAACAAGACCGGGCTCCTCAAGTATCCCGATGGGAACATAGTCATCGATCCAGGGCATACATTCCTCTATGCGGTGCGCCTCTCCCGATGAAGCAAGCAGCGTGGGGTTCCCTTCCTGGTGAAGGAGGACGCCGTAAGTCGTCGAGGAGCGATACTGG
Above is a window of Nitrospinaceae bacterium DNA encoding:
- a CDS encoding aminopeptidase P family protein — protein: MTDYPTWARGGMMVDWEHRIDMDRMRKERVTKTQAAMKEAGIDALILWKDENVRYLTSARVIMIQYRSSTTYGVLLHQEGNPTLLASSGEAHRIEECMPWIDDYVPIGILEEPGLVESTVRDDIAKRMKDWGVADGNIGLDGHTFMQRAALDKYLPDATFVDGEMFMYMSRVQKTPDEVACLHQACAIADAVTITALNTAVPGVREFDVAAEAMKTLFTHGGEFGHLASPFVASGEHMAPPTRFPTDKIIRNGDIVFIDIGACWNGYFGDCGRAKTAGGPPHPMQIKVYTTVYKALKAGIDKMRPGYTNDDSAAEFLEVARSAGLEENFIKLFIGHGCGISPNEPPYVGEVMPGAESVEFKPGMTFAIEPLIFVPGIPGGAGVRIEDHILVTDGDPVYMTRAPYCQELIEQD